The Cyclopterus lumpus isolate fCycLum1 chromosome 3, fCycLum1.pri, whole genome shotgun sequence genome includes the window AAAGAAACGACGCAGCAAAAATAACTCAATTTGATTGTAGACGAGTTGCCAATTTAGTTTGATTACATATAAAGAGaaataatgtgttccaggaagACGTAAAGGGACGCTTCACCCCAAAATACCAAACCATATATCTTTCCTCTTACTTAAGTCCCAAGTGGGGTCATTTTGGAATGAGTTGCCATGGTTTCGGAGACATCTGCTCATCCCTTTAACTCCACAATCTTCAATTCATCGTTATAATcctattatattgtttttatattttattcttatatttattcttttatattttattcttatCCTTGTATTAATTTTTccacaaaaaaatgtctttgtgtatgcatgtatatatactgcatgtgcatacaaacatatactgtatacttttatgtgtatttgtgtatatctTATTGGGTCTACTGTCTATCAATCCACTATTCACTACTTGACTAGAAAAGAACATGGAGAAGAAAAGTGTaaatttcccacaatgcactctgCCTATAGATAATTATGCAGGTCTTTTACTCTGAATGTGAGGCCTCGGGACTCAGGGTCACGGTCTTTTTATTCTCCAAAGTCCTCCAGATGTCCTGTACGAGCAGTAACCTgattctgtgtatgtgtgtgtgtgtgtgtgtgtgtgtgtgtgtgtgtgtgtgtgaaaatggcGGCGCGACCCTTTAAAGTGTCTTCTCGTCACAgtgcgtctctgtgtgtctgcagggcGAGTGCTCCCAGAAGTGTCAGAGCATGTTTGTGGTGGAGTCCATCTGCGTGGCGTGGTTCACTCTGGAGTTCCTGCTGCGGTTCGTCAACGCCCAGAGCAAGCTGGCCTTCGCCCGCGGGCCCCTCAACATCATCGACGCCATCGCCATCCTGCCGTACTACGTGGCCCTGGTGGTGGACGTCAGGGACGAGTCGCGGGACGACGTGGTCATCGTGGGCGCCGGCAGGGGCTACCTGGACAAACTGAGCCTGATCCTGCGCCTGCTGCGGGCCCTGCGGATCCTGTACGTGATGCGGCTCGCCCGCCACTCCCTGGGCCTGCAGACGTTGGGGATGACCATGCAGCGCAGCATGCGCGAGTtcggcctgctgctgctgttcgtCTGCGTGGCCGTGACCCTCTTCTCGCCCCTGGTCCACCTGGCGGAGAGCGAGCTGGCGCCGTTCGCCGCCACGCACCCGCAGCACAGCTTCAGCAGCATCCCGGCCTCCTACTGGTGGGCCATCATCTCCATGACGACGGTGGGTTACGGCGACATGGTGCCGCGCAGCATCCCCGGACAGATGGTGGCGCTGACCAGCATCCTGAGCGGCATCCTCATCATGGCGTTCCCCGCCACGTCCATCTTCCACACCTTCTCCCGCTCGTACCAGGAGCTGAAGCAGGAGTACGAGCAGCtgtggaaggaggagaggggcgAGGAGATGGCCGCCGAGTCGGAGGAGACTTGGTCCAGACTCCATTTGTCACCGGACAGGTTCACGTCCGGGTCCAAGGACGGTAACGACGGGCCGAAGGGCCACAAAGCCGCGGTTCCATCGACAGCTTTCTGATGAGCGTTCATTCAGTCGATATGTGTGAGAAATGGTGACAACATGCTCTCTCTGCTGTATAAGCACATTTAGACCGCTGAGGACTGTTTTATTATGTTAATGTAGTGCGTTACACTTAAAAGTGATTGTCTGTTCATGTCCTGGATTCATGCTGTTAATGCAGTCGACTTTCCAAAATTATATAATACTTATCAGGTTATATTACGCTTTTCTCTTCAGCAAATGAATGACGTACAAACCTTTTAGTACAACAGATCAtctaaattattttctttaaatatacgTTCTGCAATCTTACTGAAACTGTGTGCACATTTTTACCAAAAAGGtacagatagatatatacacgtatatattaaatatgatttagtATTTACACTTGTGCTGTATTGATACTTAAGGCTTTTTTTCATATAGCggtgcttttgtgtttttgttccattCAGAGAGAAGAAGCTTGTTAGCATAGCTTGCAAACATTGGCACTGATTTCCACGAGTTTTTGttcatgttattttattttataaggAAAACAAGAGGTGGTTTTCCCGCTAGCATTagccatttaaatatatatatatatatgttttcctGCTAGCATTAGTaatttaaatacacatatatgtatatatatatatatatttatttatatattgaaaAAGGCTGCCAGCTAATGCTATGTGAAAACGCCTAatacttatatatttaaatggatAATGCTAGCggcatttgtatatatatgttttcccGCTAGCATTagccatttaaatatatatgtatatatatatatatatatatataaggcaTTTTCACATAGCATTAGCTGGCAGCCGTTAGCAATTGTGTTGCTGGACCGATTGTAAAACCATGATGAGTATAtgaataaaagtattttttaaaacagtccGGGAAAAGGCAACAATTCAAAGAAACGAATAtaagcacaaagaaaaaaaagtcactttaTCCATTACTTCACTGTTTGCTTATCGTTTGTTACCGACTCACTTTTTGAGATGTTGGGAGTGTCCTTAAATGCACCATCAAGCTGCACCATCAAGTGGTGGTGACAGCATTATGTTTCCCGTATCTGTCGGTTAATCTTCGAGTGGATATCCGTTTGCTGGAAGGTAAGAAAGTAATTCAAAGACCTCCGCCGTGTTCACGGCGAGTATTTAATGGACCTTTAATAGATTCATGTCATGATCTTGTTGCTCTTCTTGTCTCGTTGTTTGTCCAACCAGGcactttttaaattgacaataaactcttttgcttttatttttaaatgcccTTGTGTATGAATGGTTTGTCCAGTCTGATTGAAAGTTATGAAAATAGTTCTCGACAAAGGAACCTCAAACATGGGGCTCCTGACAACGAAGCACTCGTTTAACGATTTAAAGTTACAACATGCAACTTTCAtttagtgttggttctggcaccccctgtggactaaagtggtagtgttggttctgtcaccccctgtggactaaagtggtagtgttggttctggcaccccctgtggactaaagtggtagtgttggttctggcgccccctgtggactaaagtggtagtgttggttctggtaccccctgtggactaaagtggtagtgttggttctggcaccccctgtggactaaagtggtagtgttggttctggcgccccctgtggactaaagtggtagtgttggttctggcaccccgtgtggactaaagtggtagtgttggttctggcaccccctgtggactaaagtggtagtgttggttctgtcaccccctgtggactaaagtggtagtgttggttctggcaccccctgt containing:
- the LOC117728686 gene encoding potassium voltage-gated channel subfamily G member 4-like; translated protein: MPIISNANHDFSTYSISSDDSSLDRFFTEIPETETIKGVYFQRAQLLRDRKASYVVDHTLQVLINVGGNRYTFPWSTLEQFPQSRLGRLRFCTTPEEIARLCDDYDETCREYFFDRNPTAFRVILNFLAAGKLRLLRELCAVSLHDELDYWGVDASHMERCCRRRMNTRVEEVVERERKEQEWRQKRVMLKKTTTETKKGYHKLTWMLREVVENPQSGLAAKMFACLSVVMVMVTVVSLCISTMPDLRDEETRGECSQKCQSMFVVESICVAWFTLEFLLRFVNAQSKLAFARGPLNIIDAIAILPYYVALVVDVRDESRDDVVIVGAGRGYLDKLSLILRLLRALRILYVMRLARHSLGLQTLGMTMQRSMREFGLLLLFVCVAVTLFSPLVHLAESELAPFAATHPQHSFSSIPASYWWAIISMTTVGYGDMVPRSIPGQMVALTSILSGILIMAFPATSIFHTFSRSYQELKQEYEQLWKEERGEEMAAESEETWSRLHLSPDRFTSGSKDGNDGPKGHKAAVPSTAF